The following nucleotide sequence is from Pseudochaenichthys georgianus chromosome 17, fPseGeo1.2, whole genome shotgun sequence.
TGTGCCACATGAACAATGCCCGTTACCTGCGAGAGTGTGACTTTGCCCGCTTCTCCCTCTACATACGCAACGGGGTATTTAAGGGATTGCGAGCACTCAAGGCTTCAATGGTCGTGGGGGCAACCACCATCCGCTACCGCAGGGCTCTGTGTATAGGGGAGGGGTTCGAGCTGAGGAGTCGCATCGTCACGTGGGATGACAAAGCTTTTTACCTGGAGCAGAGATTTGTGTCCACTAAAGATGGGTTGGTGTGTGCAGTCATGTACTGCAAGCAGAGCATCATACGCAGCAGCCCGGACAAGATCATGCAGCACCTGTGCAAGCGGAAGGTAAGAATTGAATGATTTAACACACATGGGAATTGGACACCTTCTTAAATATTGAAAGACGCTGAGTTCACGGTGTGCTTCTTGCAGGTGGACTGCCCTGAGTTTCCAGAGGACCTCCAACACTGGGTCAATTTCATCTCTGCCAGCAGCCAGGCCCTCAGAGCCGAGGGTGGACTAGAAGAGAAGAGCAAATGAGAAATTACATGGGCAGTTTTAAGACAGGCTTTTTGTAAGACAGCAAATGTAACATGTGAGGGTTAAAATGAATTTGTCTTTGTTCACATTACATGACCTAAACACACTTGTGCCttcatattaaaaaaaacaagatatttTTGCAGTTGCACCCAAATACTTACCTATGTCAACACTGGAAGAACTAGCATACAGAGTCTAGAAGCTGAAACTCATGCAGTAATAATAAAATATTAAGATTGTATGAAGTTAATTGTAATGTACTTTTACAGCAATAAAACGAATTGCTTTTGAAGTCTTGTTGATATACTGTAatgattttattatttatataaagTGACCTAAGGTATTGTAAAAATTGTGCTGTTACAAGAAAATTGGACTAACAGTTACATCAGTTATAATATGTCTCTGTAATGGGAAAAAACAGGCAGAAATAAACTTTTGAGGAACTCCATTGCATTTGCAGTGTCCAATATTGTGATACATTTTTTAAACGAGGGCAACTTACTTGACATGGAAGTTACTGAAGAAAAAGCATACATTTTCCCAATAATTGTTAACAAAAAAAGTGAACACACTACAATATGAAGAAGTGTGCCCTCGTTCTCGTGTGTAGTGTTACAAAGGATACATTTGTTTAGAGAGAGGAGACTTGGTGGAAGAAAGTACGATAAAACGAACACTATGAAagaatataaatacagaatattaatattaatagcaTACAAGGGTGTGGTGAAATGGACCAATTAGGTGGGGTTTTCCGAAGACAACTAT
It contains:
- the LOC117462462 gene encoding protein THEM6-like, producing MWWLLWLLAALLVLFCSLDVWYFLRVAAVVLRAWFQPQIRDITAEQTLTGRVSPHDIDMCHMNNARYLRECDFARFSLYIRNGVFKGLRALKASMVVGATTIRYRRALCIGEGFELRSRIVTWDDKAFYLEQRFVSTKDGLVCAVMYCKQSIIRSSPDKIMQHLCKRKVDCPEFPEDLQHWVNFISASSQALRAEGGLEEKSK